The Polynucleobacter sp. MWH-CaK5 region CATCATTTCTGACTTGGGCGGCCCAACTGCCAACATGTACCGCATCGCTTGTAAATCGAAAGAGATTGAGGCGCACTGCCGTAAACCATCGTGTGTTTATCCAGATATCTGTCCGAACCTCAACACTGATCACACACCGCTGATTCAGTTGTACCGCCGCGCCAGAGCTTTGCCTGGCATTAAAAAGATTTTGATTGGTTCAGGTGTTCGTTATGACCTCGCGGTTAAAGCACCGGCATACATCAAAGAGCTTGTGGCTCATCACGTGGGTGGCTATTTAAAGATTGCCCCTGAGCACACCGAGCAAGGTCCTTTATCGAAAATGATGAAACCTGGCATGGGCGCTTACGATAAGTTCAAAGAGTTGTTTGATAAATACTCTAAAGAAGCAGGCAAAGAACAGTATTTGATTCCTTACTTCATTGCAGCCCACCCAGGCACAAGCGATGAAGACATGATGCATTTGGCAATTTGGTTGAAGAAGAATGGTTTTAGAGCTGATCAAGTTCAAACTTTCTACCCTTCTCCAATGGCAACAGCTACTGCCATGTATCACACCAATAAAAATCCATTGCGCAAAGTCACGCGTGACAGTGAAACAGTGGACATTGTCAGAGGCGAAAAGCGTCGTCGTTTACACAAAGCATTCTTGCGTTATCACGATGCCAATAATTGGCCTTTGCTAAGAGAAGCTTTGAAAAAAATGGGTCGCGCTGATTTGATTGGTAATGGCAAGCATCATTTGATACCAAACTATCAACCGACCACGGATGGCAGCTACCAAAGTCCGCGTCGCAAGAACTCTTCAATGGGTCTGGCTGGCGGTAAGCCGTTTGGCAAACCTGCGGCCACAGCCGTTGTTCACAATCCAAGAGATTTCTCTGTTCCTCAAAAACCTGGTCGCGGCAAGATCATGACCCAACACACTGGTTTACCGCCACGTGCGACGGGTGTTAAGACTGGTGCCAAAACCACAGGCAGCGTTTCTGGTCGCCCAGGCTCAGCCAGAGGCTTAAGCACTGGCTCAAAGCCTGGTGTAAGAGCGTCAATCAATAAAAAGAAGTAATCACACCACAAAGATTGCTTGATTAGACCAGTAGGATGGTCTTTAACTGATCGGCCGTGAGTCCTTGAACTCTGACTCGCTTGAGTCGACTTAAGTCACCAGCCAACAATTCAATATTGGTTCGACGAATCTCCAACTTTTTGGACAACCACTGAATCAACGCCTCATTGGCCTTCCCTTCAACGGGTGGGGCTGCCAATCTTAGTTTGAGTCTTCCATCATGCTCACCCTGAACCTCGGTTTTTTTAGCACCTGGCTGGCAATGCAAAGCAATGATGAAGCTATCGGCAGAATCGCTATCGATACTTATCCATGCAGGTAATGAATTGTTCATACGATGATTGAAGCACAAATGATTGTTCAGAGGTAAGATTTAGCCATGAAAAAAGCATACCAACTTTCAGCCACTGAAGCTGCCAAAAAAATTCAGGCTAATCAATTAAGTTCTGAAGAACTACTTCGCTCTTGTATCGAAAGAATCGAAGACAAAGAATCTTCTACTCAAGCGTGGGTAGAAACGAATTTTAAAGCGGCTCTAGATAGAGCCCGTTATCTGGATCGTTCTGCCAATCAAGGTTTACTTCATGGCCTGCCATTTGGTGCCAAAGACTTATTTGACACCCATGACTTTCCAACGCGTTATGGCTCCCCTATTTACGAGAACAATCGTCCCAACAGTGATGCTGTGCACATTTCATTGATGCGACAAGCGGGTGGCATTTTGTTAGGCAAAACTGTTACCACTGAATTTGCTACTTTTAAGGGTGGCAAAACCAAAAATCCTCACAATCCTGAATACACCCCTGGTGGCTCATCCAGTGGCTCTGCTGCTGCCGTAGCCGATGAGATGATTCCGTTGGCCACAGGCAGTCAAACAGCTGCATCAGTGATCAGACCGGCTGCTTTTTGTGGCGTGGTTGGATACAAGCCCACTTATGGAAAAATCAGCTTGGGAGGCGCTAAAAGCTTGTCTCCTTCTTTAGACACTTTGGGTAGCTTTAGTCGAACGGTTGAAGATGCCGCTTTATGTGTGGCTGCGATGTCTGGTGATACTGAATTAGCCAAAATCGATAAGCTCAGAAAAAAACCTCGCATTGGCACTTGTCTGACCTACGATGGTCATTTGGCCTCTGCTGATACGGTTGCCGCCATCGCCCATGCAGCTCTTTTGGCCGAAGATCTATTCAAAGTCTCAGTCCCTGAGATCAAGCTGCCAACAATCTTTAAAAAGATGTCAGATCTGCAAGGCAGAATCATGTGGTCAGAGAGTGCTCGCAGTTTTTCTTTTGAGCAAACCAATCATGCAGAAGAGTTGAGCCAACAGTTGCGTGGCCTGATCAAACAAGGTGCTGCTATTTCTTATGAGCAATACAACGCAGACTTAATAGTGGCGGAACAAGCGCGCACGTCCATTGATCAATTATTGAGCAATGAGATTGATGTGATCATTGCACCAAGTGCGATTGGCGAAGCACCTCATGGTCACACTTCAACAGGAGACCCCATCTTCTGTCGAGTTTGGACCTTGATGGGTTTACCGTGCATCACGCTGCCATTATTCAAAGGACCCAATGGGATGCCAGTAGGTGTTCAATTGGTGGCTCGAAGAGGCAGAGATCGTCTCTTGTTATCAGTCGCTGATGCTCTACTAAAAGCCCATCAAGCTTAAATATTGATGCTTGATGCTTAATCCTAGATATAACTCTTTAAGAGTGGGATGAGCAAAGCGCCCAAGATGCCGTGCAGACCCATGGCTAAACTGGCATAAGTGCCAGCTTCTGGATGAACGGCAAAGGCTCTTGATGTGCCAATGCCGTGAGCTGCCACACCAATAGCAAAACCACGTTGCCACCACTGCTTCATCCCCAAGAGGTTCAGAATATGACTGCCCAGAATGGCGCCAATGATGCCAGTGATCACTGCAAACACAGCGGTCAGCGTTGGTGATACTCCTAAGCGCTCAGCCACACCCATGGCAATCGGTGCAGTCACTGATTTAGGATAGAAGGCACCGATGATGGCACTATCAGCCCCTAAGAATGTCGCCACACCAACAGCACTGACAATCGATACAACACCACCACACAGTAAAGCAATCAATAATGGGAACACACGAGACTTGAGCGCTGCCACACCTCGGTAAATTGGAATGGCGAGTGAGACAGTTGCGGTACCCAATAAGAAGTGCACAAACTGAGCGCCCTCAAAATACTTCTGATACGGCATATCTACCAAATACAAAGCCAGAGCCACCAAGATAACGGCAATTGCTACGGGATTGGCCAAAGGATTGCGATCAGTCTTTTGATAAAAGAAGCTGCCGACTTGATAAGCAGTCAAGGTCAGGATCAAAGCAAATAAGGGGCTACCAGAAAGGTAGACCCAAATTTCTGCGATCTGAAGGTCATTGGGATTCATGAGAATCCTTTTTTGAAATGAAACGCAGGACAACCGCAGTCACCACAATGGTTGCCACCACACTCACCAACAGAGCAGAAATCACAGCAAACGCGTTGGCTTTAAGCTGAGGTAAAAATAAAATCACACCCACAGCGGCTGGAATAAATAAAACGCCCAAATGCTGACTGAATGCATCTGAGACCAATGCCAAAGATGGATTAACGTGTCCTTTGATGATCAAGAAAATCAACAAAAAGACCAAGCCTAAAACAGGGCCAGGAATGATGGGCAAGAAGAAATGTGAGATCAGCTCTCCCAAGCCTTGCCACAATAGTATTTGGACTAATCCAGGAAT contains the following coding sequences:
- a CDS encoding CidA/LrgA family protein encodes the protein MIPGLVQILLWQGLGELISHFFLPIIPGPVLGLVFLLIFLIIKGHVNPSLALVSDAFSQHLGVLFIPAAVGVILFLPQLKANAFAVISALLVSVVATIVVTAVVLRFISKKDSHESQ
- a CDS encoding amidase, which encodes MKKAYQLSATEAAKKIQANQLSSEELLRSCIERIEDKESSTQAWVETNFKAALDRARYLDRSANQGLLHGLPFGAKDLFDTHDFPTRYGSPIYENNRPNSDAVHISLMRQAGGILLGKTVTTEFATFKGGKTKNPHNPEYTPGGSSSGSAAAVADEMIPLATGSQTAASVIRPAAFCGVVGYKPTYGKISLGGAKSLSPSLDTLGSFSRTVEDAALCVAAMSGDTELAKIDKLRKKPRIGTCLTYDGHLASADTVAAIAHAALLAEDLFKVSVPEIKLPTIFKKMSDLQGRIMWSESARSFSFEQTNHAEELSQQLRGLIKQGAAISYEQYNADLIVAEQARTSIDQLLSNEIDVIIAPSAIGEAPHGHTSTGDPIFCRVWTLMGLPCITLPLFKGPNGMPVGVQLVARRGRDRLLLSVADALLKAHQA
- a CDS encoding LrgB family protein → MNPNDLQIAEIWVYLSGSPLFALILTLTAYQVGSFFYQKTDRNPLANPVAIAVILVALALYLVDMPYQKYFEGAQFVHFLLGTATVSLAIPIYRGVAALKSRVFPLLIALLCGGVVSIVSAVGVATFLGADSAIIGAFYPKSVTAPIAMGVAERLGVSPTLTAVFAVITGIIGAILGSHILNLLGMKQWWQRGFAIGVAAHGIGTSRAFAVHPEAGTYASLAMGLHGILGALLIPLLKSYI
- a CDS encoding DUF167 domain-containing protein translates to MNNSLPAWISIDSDSADSFIIALHCQPGAKKTEVQGEHDGRLKLRLAAPPVEGKANEALIQWLSKKLEIRRTNIELLAGDLSRLKRVRVQGLTADQLKTILLV